GGCACCTGCGGGTGATAGTTGAGCAGGCGTTTCGCCTTGTCGAGATTGGCGAACGTGACCGGCAGGTCTTCGGGACGCTTTGGCAGTTTCTGGATGTTCGCCTTCTTGCCGAACGCTTCTTCCAACAGTGCGATCAGGCCCCGCATTTCGATCGGGTCGCTGTGCCCCAGGTTGATCGTTTCGCCGATGACATTTTCGGCGGAGAGAGCCGAGATCAGCCCGTCGCAGATATCGCTAACATGGGTGAAGTCGCGGCGGATCGAGCCGTCGCCAAACAGCGGAATCGTGGCGCCGGTATGGATCGCCTTGGCGAAGATCGTCAGCGCCAGATCAGGCCGCAGTCGCGGACCATACACGCTGAACGGCCGGAGGCAAACGACCGGCGTATCGTGCAGTTCGGCGTAACACAAACCAAGCAGTTCTGCGGCTCGCTTGGTCGCGCCATACGGACTGGCCGGTACGCCATGATGCGCGTCTTCCTGAAAGGGGATCGCAGCGCCCCGGCCATAGACGGTCGAGCTGGAGGCGAGCAGGAACCGCTTCACTGGGTGGCGGCGGACCGCTTCCAGCAGATTGAGGGTTCCACCCACATTGGTTTGTTGATAAACGTGCGGTTCGGCGACGCTGACCCGCACTCCCGCGTAGGCGCCCAGATGAACGACCGAATCAATTTGGTGCGTG
This sequence is a window from Blastopirellula retiformator. Protein-coding genes within it:
- a CDS encoding NAD-dependent epimerase/dehydratase family protein, translated to MAILITGGAGFIGSHLIERLLAHSSDDLISIDNFNDYYDPALKRANAARFMDEPRVTQIEADFCDVAAVEELFTTHQIDSVVHLGAYAGVRVSVAEPHVYQQTNVGGTLNLLEAVRRHPVKRFLLASSSTVYGRGAAIPFQEDAHHGVPASPYGATKRAAELLGLCYAELHDTPVVCLRPFSVYGPRLRPDLALTIFAKAIHTGATIPLFGDGSIRRDFTHVSDICDGLISALSAENVIGETINLGHSDPIEMRGLIALLEEAFGKKANIQKLPKRPEDLPVTFANLDKAKRLLNYHPQVPIEAGIREYVEWFKSWYD